Proteins found in one Oncorhynchus gorbuscha isolate QuinsamMale2020 ecotype Even-year linkage group LG15, OgorEven_v1.0, whole genome shotgun sequence genomic segment:
- the LOC123997688 gene encoding LOW QUALITY PROTEIN: inactive phospholipase C-like protein 2 (The sequence of the model RefSeq protein was modified relative to this genomic sequence to represent the inferred CDS: deleted 1 base in 1 codon): MAEFGENDGSSPSNTGDSVALPCDKTDGKTQYEVSVFNGDCGIPADMVGSETLHDSPGLETAFNSSVRLDSKSGIPRRSSIIKDGSRQRRERKKTVSFSSMPTEKKISSASDCINAMVDGSELKKVRSNSRVYHRYFLLDADLQSLRWEPSRKESEKAKIDVNSIKEVRKNTETFRTNGIYDQISEDCAFSIIYGENYESLDLVANSADMANIWVTGLRYLISYGKHTLNMIESNQNNMRSSWLGDLFEEADANNSKHISLCAAVQLIKNLNPGLKNIKIELKFKEFHKSKDKVGCGVTKEEFIEVFHDLCTRPEMYFLLVQFSSNKEFLDTKDLTMFLEAEQGMAQVSEDTSLEVIQSYEPSKEGQLKGWLSLDGFTNYLMSPECHIFDPEQKTVCQDMNQPLSHYYINASHNTYLIEDQFRGPSDVTGYIRALKMGCRSVELDVWDGPDNEPVIYTGHTMTSQIVFRSVCDVINKYAFVASDFPLILCLENHCSLKQQRVMFQHLKKIIGDKIHMNPPSSEDRYLPSPFDLKCKILLKGKKLGAICIGSEGEVTDEDEGAEMSQRMNIDADEQSIPLKKFQLSKDLSDLVTLCKSIAFKDFPTAFQSQRHWELCSFNEVFASRCASEFPGDFVNYNKKLLARVYPSPMRIDSSNMNPQDFWKCGCQIVAMNYQTPGLMMDLNIGWFRQNGNCGYVLRPAIMREQVSYFSANTKDSVPGVSPQLLHIKIISGQNFPKPKGSGAKGDVVDPYVYVEIHGIPADCAEQRTKTVNQNGENPLFDESFEFQINLPELAMVRFVVLDDDYIGDEFIGQYTIPFECLQPGFRHTPLQSLTGEVLPHAWLFVHVAITNRRGGGKPHKRGLSVRKGKRSREYATMRVLVIKVVDDIFKTAILPLREATDLRENMQNAIVPFKELCGLSAVANLKQCILALSSRLTGADNTPLLVFNLKDQYPTMEPQGQLPDVLKKVVTTYDMMIQTSKTLLENSEGVYDRILLTQKAAMAFHENLHDMAVKEGLKGRKLAKAVESFTWNITILKGQADLLKHAKSEVQESLKQIHYAALTCNLSKDGPSGSTAGSESRARPRSLDAIPEKATGEDKLSEEDN, translated from the exons GATGGCTCGAGGCAgcgcagagagaggaagaagacggTTTCGTTCAGCAGCATGCCCACTGAGAAGAAGATCAGCAGTGCGAGTGACTGCATCAACGCCATGGTGGACGGCTCTGAACTGAAGAAGGTCCGCTCCAACTCCCGCGTTTACCACCGCTACTTCCTCCTGGACGCCGACCTGCAGTCTCTAAGGTGGGAACCCTCCAGAAAGGAGTCAGAGAAAGCCAAAATTGATGTCAATTCCATCAAAGAGGTGCGGAAAAACACCGAAACGTTTAGGACCAACGGAATATATGATCAGATATCAGAGGACTGTGCCTTCTCGATCATCTATGGGGAAAACTATGAGTCTTTGGACTTGGTTGCAAACTCTGCCGATATGGCCAACATATGGGTGACCGGGCTTAGATACCTGATATCCTATGGGAAACACACCTTGAATATGATTGAAAGCAACCAGAACAACATGCGCTCCTCCTGGCTCGGTGACCTCTTCGAGGAGGCTGATGCCAACAACAGCAAGCACATCAGTCTATGTGCTGCTGTGCAGCTAATTAAAAACCTAAACCCTGGTCTCAAAAACATTAAGATTGAACTCAAGTTCAAGGAGTTTCACAAATCTAAAGATAAGGTGGGATGTGGTGTGACTAAGGAGGAGTTCATTGAAGTCTTTCATGACCTTTGCACAAGACCagaaatgtatttccttcttGTCCAGTTCTCTAGCAACAAGGAATTTCTAGATACCAAGGACTTAACTATGTTTCTGGAGGCTGAGCAGGGTATGGCACAAGTAAGTGAAGACACCAGTCTGGAGGTCATTCAGAGCTATGAACCTTCCAAAGAGGGGCAGCTCAAAGGCTGGCTCTCACTTGATGGGTTTACCAATTATCTCATGTCGCCAGAGTGCCACATCTTTGACCCTGAACAAAAAACAGTGTGTCAGGACATGAACCAGCCCCTGTCCCACTATTACATCAACGCTTCCCACAACACATACCTGATCGAGGATCAGTTTAGAGGCCCCTCTGACGTTACAGGGTACATCCGTGCCCTCAAGATGGGCTGTCGTAGTGTAGAACTAGATGTCTGGGATGGACCAGATAATGAGCCTGTCATTTACACTGGCCACACAATGACCTCGCAGATAGTCTTCCGCAGTGTCTGTGACGTCATCAACAAATATGCCTTTGTTGCATCTGACTTTCCCCTGATATTGTGTCTGGAGAACCACTGCTCTTTAAAGCAGCAGAGGGTCATGTTTCAGCACTTGAAAAAGATTATTGGTGATAAGATTCACATGAATCCACCCTCATCTGAGGACCGCTACCTGCCCTCACCCTTTGACCTCAAGTGTAAAATCCTGCTGAAGGGGAAGAAGCTGGGCGCGATCTGCATCGGCTCGGAGGGCGAAGTGACTGATGAGGATGAGGGGGCTGAGATGTCCCAAAGAATGAACATCGACGCCGACGAACAGAGCATCCCACTGAAAAAGTTCCAGCTGTCCAAGGACCTCTCTGATCTGGTAACGTTGTGTAAATCGATTGCGTTCAAAGACTTCCCAACAGCTTTCCAAAGCCAGAGGCACTGGGAACTTTGCTCGTTCAATGAGGTCTTTGCCAGTCGCTGTGCCAGTGAATTCCCAGGCGACTTTGTTAACTACAACAAGAAATTATTGGCGAGAGTCTACCCCAGCCCAATGCGGATTGACTCCAGTAACATGAACCCTCAGGACTTCTGGAAGTGTGGTTGCCAGATCGTGGCAATGAACTACCAGACCCCCGGCCTGATGATGGACCTAAATATTGGCTGGTTCCGTCAGAATGGAAACTGTGGTTATGTGCTGCGCCCAGCCATAATGAGGGAGCAGGTGTCATATTTCAGTGCCAACACTAAAGACTCAGTGCCTGGTGTGTCTCCTCAGCTCTTGCACATAAAGATCATAAGTGGACAAAACTTCCCCAAACCAAAAGGCTCAGGCGCCAAAGGAGATGTTGTTGACCCTTACGTCTATGTGGAGATCCATGGCATCCCTGCTGATTGTGCAGAGCAAAGGACTAAAACTGTCAATCAGAATGGGGAGAACCCACTGTTTGACGAAAGCTTTGAGTTTCAGATAAATCTACCTGAGCTGGCCATGGTGCGCTTTGTGGTGCTTGATGATGACTACATTGGCGACGAGTTCATCGGCCAGTACACAATCCCCTTTGAGTGTCTCCAGCCGGGATTCCGGCACACACCGTTACAATCGCTAACGGGAGAAGTCCTTCCCCACGCCTGGCTGTTTGTCCATGTGGCCATCACCAACCGAAGGGGCGGGGGCAAGCCTCACAAGAGGGGACTGTCTGTGCGTAAGGGCAAGAGAAGTCGGGAGTACGCCACCATGAGGGTGCTGGTCATCAAGGTTGTGGATGACATCTTCAAGACAGCCATACTGCCACTGAGGGAAGCCACCGACCTCAGAGAAAACATGCAG AATGCCATAGTGCCCTTCAAGGAACTATGTGGCCTCTCGGCGGTGGCCAACCTGAAGCAGTGCATCCTGGCCCTGTCCTCCCGGCTGACAGGGGCTGACAAC ACCCCCCTCCTGGTGTTCAACCTTAAGGACCAGTACCCCACCATGGAACCCCAGGGCCAGCTACCAGATGTCCTGAAGAAGGTGGTCACCACCTATGACATG ATGATCCAGACCAGCAAGACTCTGCTGGAGAACTCTGAGGGAGTCTATGACCGAATACTGCTAACCCAGAAAGCAG cgaTGGCGTTCCATGAGAACCTCCATGACATGGCGGTGAAGGAGGGCCTGAAGGGCAGGAAGCTGGCCAAGGCTGTGGAGAGCTTCACCTGGAACATAACCATCCTCAAG gGCCAGGCGGACCTGCTAAAGCACGCAAAGAGTGAGGTCCAGGAGAGCCTGAAGCAGATCCACTATGCCGCCCTCACCTGTAACCTCAGTAAGGACGGGCCTTCAGGGAGCACGGCGGGCTCTGAGTCCAGGGCCCGACCACGCAGCCTGGACGCCATCCCTGAGAAAGCCACGGGGGAGGACAAGCTTTCTGAGGAGGACAACTGA